One genomic segment of Pristis pectinata isolate sPriPec2 chromosome 38, sPriPec2.1.pri, whole genome shotgun sequence includes these proteins:
- the LOC127587075 gene encoding protein YIF1A-like isoform X1, translated as MAQHGGYRQPPKQRLRGMNTNMMDPNQLFDDTSASQNPQPTGYAIQGIDVGLPINNFLGEPVANVAMAYGTTIASQGKDMVHKELNRFMSINKLKYFFTVDTRYVTKKLALLMFPYTHQNWELGYHADSRLTPREDYHANAPDLYIPTMAFITYILLAGVALGIQKRFSPEVLGMCASTALVWIIIEVLALVLALYLISVHTDLTTFDLIAYSGYKYVGIIITILSGLLFGRDGYYVALAWTSCAIMFFLEAKEIQRVPANPHQFLSMHHRLVRQLLCELWTHLSTSRKPAPWTLSIHLTASVKQPA; from the exons ATGGCTCAGCACGGCGGCTACCGGCAGC CTCCCAAGCAGAGGCTGCGAGGAATGAACACCAACATGATGGATCCCAACCAGCTCTTTGATGACACCAGCGCCTCCCAGAACCCGCAGCCCACTGGCTATGCCATCCAAGGGATCGACGTGGGGCTTCCAATCAATAACTTTCTCGGTGAGCCTGTGGCCAACGTCGCCATGGCCTATGGCACAACGATCGCTAGCCAAGGGAAAGACATGGTTCATAAAGAG TTGAACAGGTTCATGTCCATCAACAAGCTGAAGTATTTCTTCACAGTCGACACCAGATACGTCACCAAGAAGCTGGCTCTGCTAATGTTCCCTTATACCCATCAG AACTGGGAGCTTGGGTATCACGCAGACTCGCGCTTGACCCCACGAGAGGACTATCACGCCAATGCTCCAGACCTCTACATTCCAA CCATGGCATTCATTACCTACATTCTGCTGGCAGGGGTGGCCCTGGGCATCCAAAAGAG GTTCTCTCCCGAGGTGTTGGGTATGTGTGCCAGCACTGCTCTTGTGTGGATCATTATTGAGGTTCTGGCCCTTGTCCTGGCACTCTACCTAATATCAGTGCACACAGATCTCACTACATTTGACCTTATTGCATACAGCGGATACAAGTATGTAGG GATCATAATCACCATTCTAAGTGGCTTGTTATTTGGGCGAGATGGTTACTATGTGGCATTAGCCTGGACATCCTGTGCAATCATGTTCTTCTTA gaggctaaagaaatacagCGTGTCCCCgccaaccctcaccaatttttatcgatgcaccatagattggtacggcaactgctgtgcgagttgtggacacatctcagcacatcacggaaaccagctccatggaccctgtctatacatctcactgcctcagtaaagcagccagcataa
- the LOC127587075 gene encoding protein YIF1A-like isoform X2 → MAQHGGYRQPPKQRLRGMNTNMMDPNQLFDDTSASQNPQPTGYAIQGIDVGLPINNFLGEPVANVAMAYGTTIASQGKDMVHKELNRFMSINKLKYFFTVDTRYVTKKLALLMFPYTHQNWELGYHADSRLTPREDYHANAPDLYIPTMAFITYILLAGVALGIQKRFSPEVLGMCASTALVWIIIEVLALVLALYLISVHTDLTTFDLIAYSGYKYVGIIITILSGLLFGRDGYYVALAWTSCAIMFFLVRSLRMKVLSSSGVATSHSSKNRLRMYVTLALAAFQPLIIYWLTVHLIW, encoded by the exons ATGGCTCAGCACGGCGGCTACCGGCAGC CTCCCAAGCAGAGGCTGCGAGGAATGAACACCAACATGATGGATCCCAACCAGCTCTTTGATGACACCAGCGCCTCCCAGAACCCGCAGCCCACTGGCTATGCCATCCAAGGGATCGACGTGGGGCTTCCAATCAATAACTTTCTCGGTGAGCCTGTGGCCAACGTCGCCATGGCCTATGGCACAACGATCGCTAGCCAAGGGAAAGACATGGTTCATAAAGAG TTGAACAGGTTCATGTCCATCAACAAGCTGAAGTATTTCTTCACAGTCGACACCAGATACGTCACCAAGAAGCTGGCTCTGCTAATGTTCCCTTATACCCATCAG AACTGGGAGCTTGGGTATCACGCAGACTCGCGCTTGACCCCACGAGAGGACTATCACGCCAATGCTCCAGACCTCTACATTCCAA CCATGGCATTCATTACCTACATTCTGCTGGCAGGGGTGGCCCTGGGCATCCAAAAGAG GTTCTCTCCCGAGGTGTTGGGTATGTGTGCCAGCACTGCTCTTGTGTGGATCATTATTGAGGTTCTGGCCCTTGTCCTGGCACTCTACCTAATATCAGTGCACACAGATCTCACTACATTTGACCTTATTGCATACAGCGGATACAAGTATGTAGG GATCATAATCACCATTCTAAGTGGCTTGTTATTTGGGCGAGATGGTTACTATGTGGCATTAGCCTGGACATCCTGTGCAATCATGTTCTTCTTA GTCCGCTCCTTGAGAATGAAGGTCCTCTCCTCATCGGGCGTAGCGACCAGCCACAGTTCCAAGAACCGGCTGAGGATGTACGTCACCCTGGCTCTCGCTGCCTTCCAGCCCCTCATTATCTACTGGCTGACTGTTCACCTGATTTGGTGA